The DNA sequence CCCACCTCGATGGAGgtcctctttttccttttccttcccTGTGCCGCGATTTTATCCAGGCTCGTGGGGCTCCCCGAGGTGGAGTCCGCCTCCTCCAGCCACTTGTTCAACAAGGGCTTGAGTTTGCACATGTTTTTGAAGCTGAGTTGAAGCGCCTCGAACCTGCAAATGGTGGTCTGAGAAAAGACGTTTCCATACAGCGTCCCGAGAGCGAGTCCCACGTCCGCCTGGGTGAAGCCCAGCTTGATGCGCCGCTGCTTGAACTGCTTGGCAAACTGCTCCAACTCGTCGGAGGTCGGCGTGTCCTCGTCTGAGTGGTCCGGATGGCCCCCGTGCTGGTGATGGTGTGAGAGAGACTGCTGGTGGGCCCCGGGGCCGCCTCCGTGCTCACTAAGGTGCGGGCTATGGCTGTGGTGGTCCTCGTCCCGCAGGGGGTGGTGGTGCATCCCCCCTTGTTCTCCCCCCGGCATCAGACCGAAGCCGGACTGGGAATACACCAGGCTCTGGCCCTCAGATGTCGCCATACCGGGGATGTGCGTGGTGGCTGTGCTGGTTCGCCATGCTCTGGCGTCGTGATGCGCCTGCTGGTGCGCGAGGTGAGGGTGtcgctgttgctgctgttgctgctgctgctgcagactgctggagttctgcagctcctctcggTCACTGTCGTGAAGCACGGGCTTCACGTCCTGCTCTCCGAGGGGACTAGATGGCCAGGGCGCCCCGCTGTCACCGTGAGACAGCGCCGTTATCCACTGGTGCGCGTGGCTGAGCGGATGTCCACCGCCCGGTAACGTGCTGTAGTCGTTCTGGA is a window from the Plectropomus leopardus isolate mb unplaced genomic scaffold, YSFRI_Pleo_2.0 unplaced_scaffold27351, whole genome shotgun sequence genome containing:
- the LOC121937748 gene encoding POU domain, class 3, transcription factor 2-like yields the protein MSGVLSGVTTSVNRSWPIKSGARRTTGARLCVPLAQRPGDAGERRLAAPWRKRVTVKGSLLLTPAITLAPIVMATATSNHYSVLTTPSSAPPPHSESGSMQQAAAYRDAHTLLQNDYSTLPGGGHPLSHAHQWITALSHGDSGAPWPSSPLGEQDVKPVLHDSDREELQNSSSLQQQQQQQQQRHPHLAHQQAHHDARAWRTSTATTHIPGMATSEGQSLVYSQSGFGLMPGGEQGGMHHHPLRDEDHHSHSPHLSEHGGGPGAHQQSLSHHHQHGGHPDHSDEDTPTSDELEQFAKQFKQRRIKLGFTQADVGLALGTLYGNVFSQTTICRFEALQLSFKNMCKLKPLLNKWLEEADSTSGSPTSLDKIAAQGRKRKKRTSIEVGVKGALESHFLKCPKPGAAEINSLADSLQLEKEVVRVWFCNRRQKEKRMTPAGGQIPGGEDMYGDTPPHHGGQTPVQ